One Streptomyces umbrinus genomic window, GCTGTGGCAAGGGCATCGGAGCTCTGCGTGGCGTCTCCGTGTCGGCGGGGCTCCGGCTGGGCGCGGTGGGCCGGTTCGTGCACCGCTACAAGCGGTGGATCGGCTGGGCGATCCTCGCGGTCGCCGCGATCGTGCTGTTCACCTGGAACTACCCGACCACGGCGGTCGTGCTGTGGACGGTGGTGATCGTGCTGGCCGCCTTCGCGATCCGAGAGTTCCTGGACACCGGCGACGACACCGGCGACGACGACGGCGGCGCCGCACCCATGCCGTCCGCCTGACCGCCCGCTCGCGCCGACGGGCGCTCACCCGGTGCCGGATGGCCCGCCGGCACTTGAGCGTGCCGGTCCCGACCACGATCAGTACGGCGATGTCGAGCAGCAGTTGCAGCAGGGAGCCCCAGGCCTCGTCCCGGCTGTCGAACGCCGACGGGACGCCGATGTCCGCCGCCGCCGGAATCATGGTCACCGAGATGAGGACGCCGAGCAACGCGCTCGTCCGGGCCTCGGCCGGCGACACGGGATCCGGCGGACACACCGCTCGGACATGGATCATGCCCATCCGGACCTCCGCGGACCGGCTCCCGTGCGGCGGCTCACGTCCCCGGCCGGCCGGGGCGCCCATCCGTCGACGCGGCGGTCCCAGGGCCCGGCAGCTCGGTGTGCCGGAAGCCGGCGCCTGTCGGAGGGTGGGGACATGGGAACGCCCGACGAGCTGAGCGAGGCCGATTTCCGGTCGCTCCACCGTCACCTGAGCGGCAGGGCGCCCGGCGGCGCCACTCGCCGGGGTGCCCTGGACACGATCACCGCGGAGCAGGTGCTGGCGGCCGTCCGCGAGGTGCGTTCGGGACGTACGGTGTCGCTCGCGGCCCCGGTGAACACCCGTCCCGGACCTGACGACGCCGATCCGGCCGAGCACCGGCTCATTGCTCCGCCCGACGCCCGGCCGACGGCGGAGGGCCTGGAATTCGCCCGGGACCGATTCGCCATGAACGTCCACGGTGACGTGGACAGCCACCTCGACGCGCTGTGCCATGTCATCTACGACGGCACCCTGCACGGCGGGGTACCGGCGGCGGGCGCCCTGTCGCCGGACGGAGCGAGCGAGCTCTCCGTCGAACTGGCCCGCGACGGCATCGTCGGACGCGGGGTCCTCCTGGACGTTCCCCGGCTGCACGGCGTCCCCTGGCTCGAGCCCGGAACGAACGTGAGCGGCGAGGACCTCGCTGCGGCCGAGGCGCGGCAGGGGATCCGGGTCGGCCGGGGCGACATTCTCCTC contains:
- a CDS encoding cyclase family protein, coding for MGTPDELSEADFRSLHRHLSGRAPGGATRRGALDTITAEQVLAAVREVRSGRTVSLAAPVNTRPGPDDADPAEHRLIAPPDARPTAEGLEFARDRFAMNVHGDVDSHLDALCHVIYDGTLHGGVPAAGALSPDGASELSVELARDGIVGRGVLLDVPRLHGVPWLEPGTNVSGEDLAAAEARQGIRVGRGDILLVRVGHRRRREELGPWDVADARAGLHPTAMDFLAEREVAVLGGDGNNDTAPSAVEGVAFPVHVLAVHAMGLHLLDYLRFEDLAEICEREARWSFLCVIAPLRLPAATGSPVNPLAIL